From Mycolicibacterium nivoides, a single genomic window includes:
- a CDS encoding formylglycine-generating enzyme family protein: MTAADLVWIPAQTTVLGSDSHYPEEAPAREVATAGFWIQRHQVTNAEFGEFVDATGYLTVAERPVNPDDFPGAPPQNLVPGSMVFQRTAGPVDLRHLNQWWAWTPGACWNHPRGPRSSLKGREQHPVVHIAFDDAAAYADWAGLDLPTEAEWETAARGGICGAAYTWGEEPEQPGQRLANYWHGEFPYLPDTGYGTTKPVGSFEPNGYGLFDMAGNVWEWTTDWYGEDRATTPCCAADTYDPNQPQFQIGRRVIKGGSFLCADSYCMRYRPAARRPQMVDTGMSHIGFRCVRRADQG, encoded by the coding sequence ATGACAGCAGCCGATCTGGTCTGGATTCCGGCACAGACGACGGTCCTCGGCTCTGACTCGCACTACCCCGAGGAGGCGCCGGCCCGTGAGGTCGCCACCGCGGGATTCTGGATTCAGCGCCATCAGGTGACCAACGCCGAGTTCGGCGAATTCGTGGACGCCACCGGCTACCTCACCGTCGCCGAACGTCCGGTGAACCCGGACGACTTCCCGGGCGCCCCACCGCAGAACCTGGTTCCCGGCTCGATGGTCTTCCAGCGCACCGCCGGCCCGGTGGACCTGCGGCACCTCAACCAGTGGTGGGCATGGACGCCGGGCGCGTGCTGGAATCACCCCCGCGGGCCGCGGTCGTCACTGAAGGGACGCGAGCAGCATCCCGTGGTACACATCGCCTTCGACGACGCCGCCGCCTACGCGGACTGGGCCGGGCTCGACCTTCCGACCGAGGCCGAGTGGGAGACAGCGGCTCGCGGCGGGATCTGCGGCGCGGCATACACCTGGGGCGAGGAACCCGAGCAACCCGGACAGCGCCTGGCGAACTACTGGCACGGCGAGTTCCCGTACCTCCCCGATACCGGTTACGGCACGACGAAACCAGTCGGCAGCTTCGAGCCCAACGGCTACGGCCTGTTCGACATGGCAGGCAATGTCTGGGAATGGACCACGGACTGGTACGGCGAGGACCGGGCCACCACACCGTGTTGCGCCGCGGACACCTACGACCCGAACCAACCGCAGTTCCAGATCGGGCGCAGGGTGATCAAGGGCGGCTCGTTCCTGTGTGCCGACAGCTACTGCATGCGGTACCGCCCCGCCGCGAGGCGGCCCCAGATGGTGGATACAGGTATGAGCCACATCGGCTTTCGATGTGTGCGCCGCGCCGATCAGGGCTGA
- a CDS encoding dienelactone hydrolase family protein encodes MSSPVADLTGWTATPFTAADQTYDVYRKGEGPGVVLIPEIPGLHPGVLALGNHLVDNGFTVAAPSLFGTPGAAAVRPGAIPVMVKACVTKEFAAFATNADRPVAHYLRALARDLNANTPGKGVGVIGQCFTGGFALAAAVDDSVLAPVLSQPSIPVALTAAQKRDPGMSEAELKIVEQRVANDGLCALALRFSQDRMAPGERFATLKARLGDAFEVIEINSKKGNPDGIPASAHSVLTDQVREVDGHPAYEARKRVVAFLTERLSAS; translated from the coding sequence TTGTCGTCGCCAGTTGCAGATCTCACCGGGTGGACCGCCACCCCATTCACCGCCGCCGATCAGACCTATGACGTGTACCGCAAGGGCGAAGGCCCCGGCGTCGTCCTGATTCCGGAGATCCCCGGCCTCCATCCCGGCGTGCTCGCGCTGGGCAACCATCTGGTGGACAACGGCTTCACGGTGGCCGCACCGTCGCTGTTCGGTACCCCGGGCGCGGCCGCCGTCCGTCCGGGCGCCATCCCGGTCATGGTCAAAGCCTGCGTGACAAAGGAATTCGCGGCGTTCGCGACGAACGCCGACCGTCCCGTCGCGCATTACCTGCGGGCCCTGGCCCGCGATCTCAACGCCAACACTCCCGGTAAGGGCGTCGGCGTCATCGGGCAGTGCTTCACCGGCGGGTTCGCGCTCGCTGCCGCGGTGGACGACAGCGTGCTGGCGCCGGTGCTGAGTCAGCCGTCGATCCCGGTGGCCCTGACCGCGGCGCAGAAACGCGATCCGGGCATGTCGGAAGCCGAGCTCAAGATCGTCGAACAGCGGGTCGCCAACGACGGCCTGTGCGCGCTGGCCCTGCGGTTCAGCCAGGACCGGATGGCCCCCGGGGAGCGGTTCGCCACTCTCAAGGCCCGGCTCGGCGACGCCTTCGAGGTCATCGAGATCAACTCGAAGAAGGGCAATCCCGACGGCATCCCGGCGTCCGCACATTCGGTGCTCACCGATCAGGTGCGCGAGGTCGACGGGCATCCCGCGTATGAGGCGCGCAAGCGTGTGGTGGCGTTTCTCACCGAGCGGCTGAGTGCGAGCTAG
- a CDS encoding HAD family hydrolase has translation MTELLSWAEGPTKSAIVDFVDRVTTNGPDFVAPEARVAVFDNDGTLWCEKPAYIQLDFLVRRLAEQAAADPALAATQPYQAAAAGDLAWFGDAVTKHYNGDDSALKILAGGILSAYAGMSVEDHADQIKAFFAKAQHPTLGRPYTACSYLPMVELLRYLETNGFTNYIVSGGGRDFMRPVTASMYGVPPERVIGSSVGLDFVDGQLKTTATPEFLNDGPVKAVRIWGRVGRRPIFAAGNSNGDIQMLEYAGGGTGPSLGLLVRHDDAEREFDYTAGADTALGLAADRGWAVASMRDDWTTVFD, from the coding sequence GTGACGGAACTGCTTTCCTGGGCCGAGGGACCCACGAAGTCGGCGATCGTCGACTTCGTGGACCGCGTCACCACCAACGGTCCGGATTTCGTTGCGCCGGAAGCCCGTGTCGCGGTGTTCGACAACGACGGAACCCTGTGGTGCGAGAAGCCGGCCTACATCCAGCTGGACTTTCTGGTGCGCCGACTGGCCGAGCAGGCCGCTGCCGACCCGGCGCTGGCAGCCACGCAGCCGTATCAGGCTGCGGCGGCCGGTGACCTGGCCTGGTTCGGGGATGCGGTCACCAAGCACTACAACGGTGATGATTCCGCCCTGAAAATCCTTGCTGGCGGCATACTTTCGGCTTACGCCGGAATGTCTGTCGAGGATCACGCCGATCAGATCAAGGCGTTCTTCGCCAAGGCGCAGCACCCGACGCTAGGCCGTCCGTACACCGCGTGCAGCTATCTGCCGATGGTCGAGTTGCTGCGTTATCTGGAGACCAACGGCTTCACGAATTACATCGTTTCCGGTGGCGGCCGTGATTTCATGCGCCCGGTGACTGCATCGATGTACGGCGTTCCGCCAGAGCGGGTGATCGGCAGTTCGGTGGGGCTCGACTTCGTCGATGGTCAGCTCAAGACGACGGCCACCCCGGAGTTCCTCAATGACGGCCCGGTCAAGGCGGTGCGTATCTGGGGACGCGTCGGGCGTCGGCCGATCTTCGCGGCGGGCAACTCCAACGGCGATATCCAGATGCTCGAATACGCCGGCGGCGGGACAGGACCGTCGTTGGGTCTGCTGGTGCGTCACGACGACGCCGAACGCGAATTCGATTACACCGCAGGCGCGGATACCGCGCTGGGGCTGGCCGCCGACCGCGGCTGGGCGGTGGCGAGTATGCGTGACGATTGGACGACGGTCTTTGACTGA
- a CDS encoding NAD-dependent epimerase/dehydratase family protein — MSDAVLVTGAFGLVGSAVVKTLAAGGRTVVATDLDVPGNRKAAAALPASVEVRWADLTDAAAVDALVAAVAPAAIIHLAAIIPPFCYMRRGLARKVNVEATASLLGAAEAQPTPPRFVQASSIAVYGARNPHHIDDVLTPDTPVNPSDIYGAHKVEAEALVRASKLDWLILRLGGVMSSEFSLGIDVDLISFESVLPADGRLQTVDVRDVAAAFVAASTVPTETANHEVLLIGGDAETHRHIQSAVGSQAAAAMGIKGGLPIGRPGNPDDDTAWFATDWMDTSRSQEALGFQHHSWPQLLADTRANAGFKRFPIGLAAPLIRAFLRSKSAYKDYPGQLADPWNAIDKKWGDHRPDQADERSREDKE, encoded by the coding sequence ATGTCCGACGCTGTTTTGGTTACCGGAGCGTTCGGTTTGGTGGGCTCCGCCGTCGTGAAGACGCTGGCCGCCGGCGGACGCACGGTGGTCGCGACCGATCTCGACGTCCCTGGAAACCGCAAGGCCGCCGCCGCCCTCCCGGCCTCCGTAGAGGTGCGCTGGGCGGATCTGACCGACGCCGCTGCCGTCGACGCACTCGTGGCTGCGGTCGCACCGGCCGCGATCATCCACCTCGCCGCGATCATCCCGCCGTTCTGCTACATGCGCCGCGGGCTGGCTCGGAAGGTGAACGTCGAGGCCACCGCATCGCTGCTGGGGGCCGCAGAGGCCCAGCCCACACCGCCGCGGTTCGTCCAGGCCTCCAGCATCGCGGTCTACGGCGCCCGCAATCCGCACCACATCGACGATGTGCTTACCCCCGACACCCCGGTCAACCCGTCCGACATCTACGGCGCCCATAAAGTCGAGGCCGAAGCCCTGGTCAGGGCCTCGAAGCTGGACTGGCTGATCCTGCGGCTCGGTGGGGTGATGAGCTCCGAGTTCAGCCTCGGCATAGACGTGGACCTCATCTCGTTCGAGAGCGTGCTACCCGCCGACGGGCGACTGCAGACCGTCGACGTGCGCGACGTGGCGGCAGCGTTCGTCGCGGCCAGCACGGTCCCGACCGAGACCGCCAACCACGAGGTGCTGCTGATCGGCGGCGACGCCGAAACGCACCGGCACATCCAGTCCGCGGTCGGTTCGCAAGCGGCTGCCGCGATGGGGATCAAGGGCGGCCTGCCGATCGGCCGGCCCGGCAACCCCGACGATGACACCGCCTGGTTCGCCACCGACTGGATGGACACCAGCCGCTCGCAGGAAGCGCTCGGGTTCCAGCATCACTCATGGCCGCAGCTGCTGGCAGACACCAGGGCGAACGCCGGGTTCAAGCGTTTCCCGATCGGCCTGGCGGCACCCCTGATCCGTGCGTTCCTGCGGTCCAAGTCCGCGTACAAGGACTATCCCGGGCAGCTGGCCGACCCGTGGAACGCCATCGACAAGAAGTGGGGCGATCATCGCCCGGATCAGGCCGACGAGCGCTCGCGCGAGGACAAGGAATGA
- a CDS encoding cytochrome P450, which yields MLLAHELFEPACLQDPYPLYDRLRTIAPVAQVGDSPFFVATSFDAVIEATARFQDFSSNLTATMWSQPDGTVSAFGMGEPGSPIHVLATADDPAHAAHRKMVLPRMAAKRIAELEPFIADLTAELLAGASGKLEWMSALADRLPMLVVAQLLGLPAADVDRLVAWAYASTQLLDGLVDSEQLTASGIAAVELGGYLTEQFGAASANPRDNLLGDLAAYCAAERVSPEVAVMMLIQLVGAGAESTASLIGSAVLILSRRPEIAERLRHNPAEITPFLEEVLRFESPFRGHYRHVLADAELAGVALPADSHLLLLWGAANRDETVFDAPNEFRLERPNIKSHVAFGKGGHFCLGAALARLEARIVISALLSATSTIRPAGDAEWQPSLLVRRLRQLPLSLR from the coding sequence ATGCTTCTGGCACACGAACTCTTCGAACCGGCTTGCCTGCAAGATCCCTATCCGCTCTACGACCGGTTGCGCACCATCGCCCCGGTGGCGCAGGTCGGGGACTCTCCGTTCTTCGTGGCGACGTCGTTCGACGCCGTCATCGAGGCCACCGCGCGTTTCCAGGACTTCTCCTCGAATCTCACCGCGACCATGTGGTCTCAGCCCGACGGCACCGTCTCCGCATTCGGCATGGGCGAGCCGGGGAGCCCCATCCACGTGTTGGCCACCGCCGACGATCCGGCGCACGCCGCCCATCGCAAGATGGTGCTGCCCCGGATGGCGGCCAAGCGGATAGCCGAGCTGGAACCGTTCATCGCTGACCTCACCGCCGAGCTGCTGGCCGGTGCGAGCGGGAAGCTCGAGTGGATGTCCGCGCTGGCCGACCGGCTGCCCATGCTGGTGGTCGCACAACTGTTGGGACTGCCGGCCGCGGACGTGGACCGACTGGTGGCCTGGGCCTATGCCAGCACTCAGCTGCTGGACGGGCTGGTCGACTCCGAGCAGCTGACCGCGTCGGGGATCGCGGCCGTCGAGCTCGGCGGGTACCTGACCGAACAGTTCGGTGCAGCTTCGGCAAACCCACGGGACAATCTGCTCGGGGACCTGGCCGCGTACTGCGCAGCCGAGCGCGTGTCCCCGGAGGTCGCGGTAATGATGCTGATCCAGCTGGTCGGCGCGGGCGCGGAATCGACCGCGTCGTTGATCGGCAGCGCGGTATTGATTCTGAGCCGCCGCCCCGAGATCGCCGAACGGCTGCGGCACAATCCCGCGGAGATCACGCCGTTTCTGGAGGAGGTGTTGAGGTTCGAATCGCCGTTTCGGGGGCACTACCGGCACGTGCTGGCTGATGCTGAACTGGCGGGCGTCGCCCTGCCCGCGGACAGCCACCTACTGCTGTTGTGGGGCGCGGCCAACCGCGATGAGACGGTGTTCGACGCTCCGAACGAGTTCCGGCTGGAACGACCGAACATCAAGAGCCACGTCGCGTTTGGCAAGGGCGGGCACTTCTGCCTCGGGGCCGCGTTGGCGCGGCTGGAGGCCCGCATCGTGATCTCGGCGTTGCTGTCCGCCACCAGCACAATTCGTCCAGCAGGCGACGCCGAATGGCAGCCCAGCCTGTTGGTACGCAGGCTACGCCAGCTTCCGCTGAGCCTGCGCTGA
- a CDS encoding SDR family NAD(P)-dependent oxidoreductase, which produces MTSELSGKQALVTGAGSGIGAALCRALVAAGAQVLCTDIDGDAAAATASTLGARSARLDVTDAAAVQAAVDDVVERAGKLDLMFNNAGIVWGGDTELLTLDQWNAIIDINVRGVVHGVAAAYPQMIRQGHGHIINTASMAGLAAAGQLTSYVMTKHAVVGLSLALRSEAAAHGVGVLAVCPAAVETPILDKGAVGGFVGRDYFLQGQGVKTAYDADRLAADTLRAIARNKAILVKPRRAHASWLIARLAPGLMQRLSMKFVASQRAGQAAHRSAPGTTVTLE; this is translated from the coding sequence GTGACCAGCGAGCTGTCCGGCAAGCAGGCGCTGGTCACCGGCGCCGGATCGGGGATCGGCGCGGCCCTGTGCCGAGCGCTGGTGGCCGCCGGTGCCCAGGTGCTCTGCACTGACATCGACGGCGACGCCGCCGCGGCGACCGCCTCAACGCTCGGCGCCCGATCGGCTCGTCTCGACGTCACCGATGCGGCCGCCGTGCAGGCCGCGGTCGACGACGTGGTGGAGCGGGCCGGAAAGCTCGACTTGATGTTCAACAACGCCGGCATCGTCTGGGGCGGCGACACCGAACTGCTGACCCTCGATCAGTGGAACGCCATCATCGACATCAACGTGCGCGGCGTCGTGCACGGTGTCGCAGCGGCGTATCCGCAGATGATCCGGCAGGGCCACGGCCACATCATCAACACCGCCTCGATGGCCGGCCTGGCCGCCGCTGGCCAGCTCACCAGCTACGTGATGACCAAGCACGCCGTCGTCGGCCTGTCGCTGGCCCTGCGTTCCGAGGCCGCCGCCCATGGCGTGGGCGTACTGGCGGTATGCCCGGCCGCGGTCGAGACCCCGATCCTGGACAAGGGTGCGGTCGGCGGTTTCGTCGGGCGCGACTACTTCCTGCAGGGCCAAGGGGTCAAGACCGCCTACGACGCCGACCGGCTGGCCGCCGACACCTTGCGCGCCATCGCCCGCAACAAGGCCATCCTCGTCAAACCCCGTCGCGCCCATGCCTCCTGGCTGATCGCCCGGCTGGCTCCGGGCCTGATGCAGCGGCTCTCGATGAAATTCGTCGCCTCCCAACGTGCCGGCCAGGCCGCCCACCGCTCCGCACCGGGCACCACCGTCACCCTGGAGTGA
- a CDS encoding TetR/AcrR family transcriptional regulator, with translation MSPERKDWLIGGDRRVEAAERIYTAAAEMAARDGFDALDIDALAARVHCSRATVYRHAGGKAQIRDAVLARLAASIVAEVRRAVDGLTGAHRVLTAITVALQRIRADPMFGLLLGSLRSGGGMADLTQSPVPAAFATELTGLGEDDPAAAAWIVRLVLSLLVWPGADEAAEQEMLRRFVAPAFGDAQP, from the coding sequence ATGTCTCCCGAGCGCAAGGACTGGTTGATCGGCGGCGACCGCCGAGTCGAAGCTGCCGAGCGCATCTATACCGCGGCTGCTGAGATGGCCGCCCGAGATGGGTTCGACGCGCTGGACATCGACGCGCTCGCGGCACGGGTGCACTGCTCGCGAGCGACGGTGTACCGGCATGCGGGCGGGAAGGCGCAGATCCGCGACGCGGTGCTCGCCCGGTTGGCCGCTTCGATCGTGGCGGAGGTGCGGCGAGCGGTCGACGGTCTGACCGGTGCGCACCGGGTTCTGACCGCTATTACCGTTGCGCTGCAACGTATTCGAGCCGATCCGATGTTCGGGCTACTGCTCGGCTCGCTGCGTAGCGGGGGCGGGATGGCCGACCTGACGCAATCGCCGGTGCCGGCCGCGTTCGCCACCGAACTCACCGGTCTGGGCGAAGACGACCCCGCGGCCGCGGCATGGATCGTGCGCCTGGTGCTGTCACTGCTGGTCTGGCCGGGTGCCGATGAGGCCGCCGAGCAGGAGATGTTACGGCGCTTCGTCGCCCCGGCGTTCGGCGACGCTCAGCCCTGA
- a CDS encoding SDR family NAD(P)-dependent oxidoreductase — protein MSMNRVAIIIGGASGIGWASAQALAADGCRIVLADRDADGAAARAAELGAPHTSAYADVTDEDSVQKLFETAGPVDIVLNCAGFSNVGLIADMPVEDFRSVVDVCLNGGFIVAKHAGRNLPEGGVLVSISSLNGRQPAAGMSAYCAAKAGLSMLTQVAALELGPRGIRVNAIAPGFVRTPLTEPAAMIPGVVEDYIDNTALGRAGTPEDIAGAVVFLCSPQASWLTGEVLDLNGGAHLKRYPDVLGHVMKLAQA, from the coding sequence ATGTCAATGAATCGCGTCGCGATCATCATCGGCGGAGCGTCGGGAATCGGCTGGGCCAGCGCGCAGGCACTTGCCGCCGACGGCTGCCGAATCGTTCTTGCCGACCGTGACGCCGACGGCGCAGCCGCCCGGGCTGCCGAACTCGGTGCGCCGCACACCAGCGCCTATGCCGACGTCACCGACGAGGACTCGGTACAGAAGCTGTTCGAGACGGCCGGACCAGTCGATATCGTGCTCAACTGCGCCGGGTTCAGCAATGTCGGCCTGATCGCCGACATGCCGGTCGAGGATTTCCGCTCGGTTGTCGATGTCTGCCTCAACGGCGGATTCATCGTCGCCAAACACGCCGGCCGCAACCTGCCCGAAGGCGGTGTCCTGGTGTCGATTTCATCGTTGAACGGACGCCAACCCGCGGCAGGCATGAGCGCCTACTGCGCAGCCAAGGCCGGGTTGTCGATGCTGACCCAGGTGGCTGCACTGGAACTGGGGCCGCGCGGCATCCGGGTCAACGCGATCGCGCCGGGGTTCGTGCGGACCCCACTGACCGAACCCGCCGCGATGATCCCGGGTGTGGTCGAGGACTACATCGACAACACCGCACTGGGCCGCGCCGGTACACCCGAGGACATCGCCGGCGCGGTGGTGTTCCTGTGCTCGCCGCAGGCGTCCTGGCTGACCGGCGAGGTGCTCGACCTCAACGGCGGTGCACACCTCAAGCGGTACCCCGACGTGCTCGGTCACGTCATGAAGCTGGCCCAGGCGTGA
- a CDS encoding DUF4245 domain-containing protein, which produces MSSEPTSQPTPVPKPEKSRLLQDGRDMFWSMAPLVVACIVLAGMLGMCSFQAGGPGAGPAPEFDAPAALQADADTLKIPIRLPQLPEGWQPNSGSRHGIDGGLTLPDGQHGRAVSSRIGYLAPNGKYLSLTQSNADEAALVASIKPDSYASGTQDVDGVTWVVYESSDPEPVWTTRLSGPAQVAITGAGGTDEYRTLAGATQKQSPLPIKRP; this is translated from the coding sequence ATGTCCTCCGAGCCGACCTCCCAGCCAACCCCGGTCCCGAAGCCGGAAAAGTCGCGGTTGCTGCAGGACGGCCGGGACATGTTCTGGTCGATGGCCCCGCTGGTCGTGGCCTGCATCGTCCTGGCCGGAATGCTGGGCATGTGCTCGTTCCAGGCAGGTGGGCCCGGGGCCGGCCCGGCCCCGGAATTCGATGCGCCGGCCGCCCTGCAGGCTGACGCCGACACCCTGAAGATCCCGATCCGGCTGCCCCAGCTGCCCGAGGGTTGGCAGCCCAACTCCGGCAGCCGCCACGGCATCGACGGCGGTCTGACGCTGCCCGACGGCCAGCACGGCCGCGCGGTGTCCTCGCGCATCGGCTACCTGGCACCCAATGGGAAGTACCTGAGCCTGACCCAGAGCAATGCCGACGAGGCCGCCCTGGTGGCCTCGATCAAGCCGGATTCGTATGCGTCCGGCACGCAGGACGTCGACGGGGTGACCTGGGTGGTCTACGAGAGCAGCGACCCGGAACCGGTGTGGACGACGAGGCTGAGCGGACCGGCGCAGGTGGCCATCACGGGCGCCGGTGGTACTGATGAGTACCGTACGCTGGCGGGTGCGACGCAGAAGCAGTCGCCGCTGCCGATCAAGAGGCCGTGA
- a CDS encoding AI-2E family transporter has translation MKDEFSLTQKRALAVVTVLAVLLGAYFLRGFFVLIVMAAVGAYLFTPLYQRFQRRMGTGLSATLTVLVAILMVIIPVSLVVFMAIVQVTQLVNTVSTWIADTDVSTLGDRALQLVNSLLGRVPFLDIHLTADSLRDTVVKLSQHIGEWLLGILQGAVGGMVGAITASIIFLYVFISMLVNSAEMATLIRRLNPLGEEITDLYLAKTGAMVKGTVKGQFVIAFCQGVAGAISIYIAGFHNGFFVFAILLTALSVIPLGGGIVTIPFGIGMMFFGNIVGGIFVVAFHLLVVTNIDNVLRPWLVPKAARLDPALMLLAVFAGISMFGFFGLVIGPVLMIIIVTTVSVYLAVFKGVELETTEPDEPGERPWRRLWDWFQKRLGGQKAEPRAESEAKAES, from the coding sequence ATGAAAGACGAGTTCAGCCTCACCCAGAAGCGGGCGCTGGCAGTCGTGACCGTGCTGGCCGTGTTGCTCGGTGCCTATTTCCTGCGCGGTTTCTTCGTCCTGATCGTGATGGCCGCGGTCGGCGCGTATCTGTTCACGCCGCTGTATCAACGGTTTCAGCGCCGCATGGGCACCGGCCTTTCGGCCACGCTGACGGTGTTGGTCGCCATCCTGATGGTGATCATCCCGGTATCGCTGGTGGTGTTCATGGCCATCGTCCAGGTGACCCAGCTCGTCAACACGGTCAGTACCTGGATCGCCGACACCGATGTCAGCACGCTCGGCGACCGGGCCCTGCAGCTGGTCAACTCGCTGCTGGGACGGGTGCCGTTCCTGGACATCCACCTCACCGCGGATTCGTTGCGCGACACCGTGGTCAAGCTTTCCCAGCACATCGGCGAGTGGCTGCTGGGCATCCTGCAGGGCGCGGTCGGCGGCATGGTCGGTGCCATCACGGCGTCGATCATCTTCCTGTACGTGTTCATCTCGATGCTGGTGAACAGCGCCGAGATGGCCACGCTGATCCGCCGGCTGAACCCGCTGGGCGAGGAGATCACCGACCTGTACCTGGCCAAGACCGGCGCCATGGTGAAGGGAACGGTCAAGGGCCAGTTCGTGATCGCGTTCTGCCAGGGCGTGGCCGGTGCCATCTCGATCTACATCGCCGGCTTCCACAACGGATTCTTCGTCTTCGCGATCCTGCTGACCGCGCTGTCGGTAATCCCGCTGGGCGGGGGGATCGTCACGATTCCGTTCGGCATCGGAATGATGTTCTTCGGCAACATCGTCGGCGGCATCTTCGTGGTGGCGTTCCATCTGCTGGTCGTCACCAACATCGACAACGTGCTGCGCCCTTGGCTGGTGCCCAAGGCCGCCCGGCTGGATCCCGCGCTCATGCTGCTGGCGGTGTTCGCCGGCATCTCGATGTTCGGGTTCTTCGGTCTGGTGATCGGGCCGGTGCTGATGATCATCATCGTCACCACGGTCAGCGTCTACCTGGCGGTCTTCAAGGGCGTCGAGCTCGAGACGACCGAACCCGACGAGCCGGGAGAACGCCCGTGGCGGCGGCTGTGGGACTGGTTCCAGAAACGGCTCGGGGGTCAGAAAGCTGAACCCCGAGCCGAATCCGAAGCCAAGGCCGAGAGCTAG
- the glpX gene encoding class II fructose-bisphosphatase yields MSPTRGEAPDRNLALELVRVTEAGAMAAGRWVGRGDKEGGDGAAVDAMRELVNSVSMRGVVVIGEGEKDEAPMLFNGEEVGNGDGPECDFAVDPVDGTTLMSKGMPNAISVLAVAERGAMFDPSAVFYMNKIAVGPECADAIDITAPIGENIRRVAKVRGASVSDLTVCILDRPRHAQLIEDARSAGARIRLITDGDVAGAISACRPNSGTDILAGIGGTPEGIIAAAAIRCMGGAIQAQLAPTDDAERQKAIDAGYDLDQVLSTDDLVSGENVFFCATGVTDGDLLKGVQYYPGGCTTQSIVMRSKSGTVRMIEAYHRLTKLNEYSAIDFTGDKTAAYPLP; encoded by the coding sequence ATGAGTCCCACGCGGGGAGAAGCCCCGGATCGCAACCTTGCCCTCGAACTCGTCCGGGTGACCGAGGCCGGCGCCATGGCCGCAGGCCGCTGGGTCGGTCGCGGCGACAAGGAGGGCGGGGACGGGGCCGCCGTCGACGCCATGCGTGAACTGGTCAACTCGGTGTCGATGCGTGGCGTCGTGGTGATCGGCGAGGGCGAGAAGGACGAAGCCCCGATGCTCTTCAACGGTGAAGAGGTCGGCAACGGCGACGGACCGGAGTGCGACTTCGCCGTCGACCCGGTCGACGGCACCACGCTGATGAGCAAGGGCATGCCCAACGCCATCTCCGTGCTGGCCGTCGCCGAGCGCGGCGCCATGTTCGACCCGTCGGCGGTGTTCTACATGAACAAGATCGCCGTCGGCCCCGAGTGCGCCGACGCCATCGACATCACCGCCCCGATCGGCGAGAACATCCGGCGGGTGGCCAAGGTGCGCGGCGCCTCGGTGAGCGACCTGACGGTGTGCATCCTGGACCGGCCGCGGCACGCCCAGCTGATCGAAGATGCCCGCTCCGCCGGTGCCCGCATCCGGCTGATCACCGACGGTGACGTCGCCGGTGCGATCTCGGCCTGCCGCCCCAACTCGGGCACCGACATCCTGGCCGGCATCGGCGGGACGCCCGAGGGCATCATCGCCGCCGCCGCGATCCGCTGTATGGGCGGCGCCATCCAGGCCCAGCTGGCCCCGACCGACGACGCCGAACGACAGAAGGCCATCGACGCCGGCTACGACCTGGACCAGGTGCTCTCGACCGACGACCTCGTCTCGGGTGAGAACGTCTTCTTCTGCGCGACGGGCGTCACCGACGGTGACCTGCTCAAGGGCGTGCAGTACTACCCCGGTGGCTGCACGACCCAGTCCATCGTGATGCGGTCCAAGTCCGGCACCGTCCGGATGATCGAGGCCTACCACCGGCTGACCAAACTCAACGAGTACTCCGCCATCGACTTCACCGGCGACAAGACCGCCGCCTACCCGCTCCCGTAA